A window of the Glaciimonas sp. CA11.2 genome harbors these coding sequences:
- the maiA gene encoding maleylacetoacetate isomerase, which yields MKLYSYFRSSAAYRVRIALNLKELPCDIVPVHLVKHGGEQLSPMYRQLNPSGQVPTMVDEEASEGRAVLTQSLAIIEYLDEMYPHVALLPPTPLDRAFVRSIALMIACDIHPVNNLRVLRYLVRDLKVEEEAKNTWYRHWCELGLTALETTLAADARVGKFCFGDTPTLADCCLVPQLFNAQRQKCDLSAFPTLLRINDNCRQLDAFVMAAPENQIDAEI from the coding sequence AAACTCTATAGTTATTTTCGCAGCTCTGCCGCCTATCGGGTGCGCATCGCGTTAAATTTGAAAGAGTTGCCTTGTGATATCGTTCCTGTGCATTTGGTGAAGCATGGTGGAGAGCAGTTAAGCCCGATGTATCGTCAACTGAATCCAAGTGGCCAGGTGCCAACAATGGTCGATGAAGAAGCGTCCGAGGGGCGAGCAGTTCTTACCCAGTCGTTGGCGATTATTGAATACCTGGATGAAATGTATCCTCACGTGGCGTTATTGCCCCCAACACCGCTGGATCGCGCTTTTGTGCGTAGTATTGCCCTGATGATCGCATGCGATATTCATCCGGTTAATAATCTGCGTGTTTTACGGTATTTGGTGCGCGACTTGAAAGTTGAAGAGGAAGCCAAAAATACCTGGTATCGTCATTGGTGTGAGTTGGGTTTGACAGCGCTTGAAACGACGCTCGCCGCGGACGCACGCGTGGGCAAGTTTTGCTTTGGTGATACGCCGACTTTGGCCGATTGCTGTCTGGTTCCGCAATTGTTTAACGCACAACGGCAGAAGTGTGATTTGTCGGCCTTTCCGACATTGCTACGCATTAATGATAACTGCCGCCAACTTGACGCTTTCGTTATGGCTGCACCAGAAAATCAGATAGACGCTGAAATCTGA
- a CDS encoding ABC transporter ATP-binding protein has protein sequence MFGLFEKLIYPYPETVIAPPPRGFVAFIWACTKGLRRYIIAMTLLTATIGAFEAVLFAMMGKIVDWLSHVQPSLLWTQERNNLILLGIVLIASIVVVAFQTLFKQQALAGNFPMMLRWNFHRLMLNQSMEFYQDEFAGRVAAKVMQSALAVRDICMILGDILVFVLIYFVTLVAVVGNFNLWMLLPFLGWVVLYGFALRYFVPRLSRVAQSQADARSLMTGRITDAYTNIATVKLFSHAGREAGYARSAMQEFLQTVHRQMRLVSGFEIVNHILSMLLIISTAGMVLWLWTQGQVGIGAVAAATAMALRLSGISHWVMWEMASLFEQVGTVQDGINTLSRSHTINDLPDAKALIVTQGEVRFEDVDFSYGGPRPVIQNLSLRILPGEKIGLVGRSGSGKSTIVNLLLRFYDVEQGRVLIDGTDIHHVTQDSLRAQVGMVTQDTSLLHRSVRDNILYGRPDATDVDMIAAAKRAEAHDFILNLMDAKGRIGYDAHVGERGVKLSGGQRQRIAIARVMLKDAPILLLDEATSALDSEVEAAIQASLYRLMEGKTVVAIAHRLSTIAAMDRLIVLDKGRIVEQGSHRELLASGGLYARLWAHQSGGFLGEEAEDESVAEAA, from the coding sequence ATGTTTGGCCTGTTTGAAAAACTGATATACCCCTATCCTGAAACAGTCATTGCACCTCCACCACGCGGATTTGTCGCGTTTATCTGGGCATGCACTAAAGGCCTGCGTCGTTACATTATTGCAATGACCTTGCTGACAGCAACGATTGGTGCATTTGAGGCCGTATTGTTTGCGATGATGGGGAAAATTGTTGATTGGCTCAGCCATGTTCAACCCTCGCTTTTGTGGACGCAGGAACGGAATAATTTAATATTGCTTGGCATCGTGCTGATCGCTAGTATTGTCGTCGTAGCTTTCCAGACGCTGTTTAAACAGCAGGCCTTGGCAGGTAACTTTCCGATGATGCTGCGATGGAATTTTCACCGTCTGATGCTCAATCAAAGCATGGAATTTTATCAGGATGAGTTCGCCGGACGTGTCGCTGCCAAGGTCATGCAATCTGCGTTAGCCGTACGTGATATTTGTATGATTTTGGGGGATATCCTCGTATTTGTGCTGATCTACTTCGTCACGTTGGTTGCGGTCGTGGGCAATTTTAATCTGTGGATGTTGTTACCGTTTCTTGGTTGGGTTGTGCTTTACGGATTCGCTTTGCGCTATTTTGTGCCGCGCCTCAGTCGCGTAGCGCAATCGCAAGCCGATGCACGGTCGCTGATGACCGGGCGCATTACGGACGCTTATACCAACATTGCGACGGTTAAATTGTTTTCACATGCCGGTCGCGAGGCTGGCTATGCGCGTTCCGCGATGCAGGAATTTTTACAAACAGTGCACCGCCAGATGCGACTGGTGAGCGGCTTTGAGATCGTCAACCACATCCTTAGCATGTTGTTGATTATCAGTACCGCAGGGATGGTTCTGTGGCTCTGGACGCAAGGACAGGTTGGAATCGGTGCGGTCGCAGCCGCCACCGCCATGGCGTTGCGTCTGAGCGGTATCTCACATTGGGTTATGTGGGAAATGGCATCCTTATTTGAACAAGTTGGTACGGTTCAGGACGGTATCAATACGCTATCGCGCTCGCATACGATTAATGATCTTCCCGATGCAAAGGCGTTAATCGTTACGCAGGGTGAAGTGCGGTTTGAAGATGTTGATTTTTCATACGGCGGCCCTCGTCCGGTGATTCAAAATCTGTCGTTGCGTATTTTACCCGGGGAGAAAATCGGTTTGGTGGGACGTTCTGGTTCAGGCAAATCGACCATCGTCAATCTACTATTGCGGTTTTATGATGTCGAGCAAGGGCGCGTACTCATCGACGGTACCGATATTCATCATGTTACGCAGGACAGCTTGCGAGCGCAGGTTGGTATGGTGACTCAGGACACGTCTTTGTTGCATCGTTCTGTGCGCGATAACATTCTCTATGGGCGTCCTGACGCAACCGATGTGGATATGATCGCCGCCGCTAAACGCGCGGAGGCGCATGATTTTATACTGAACCTAATGGATGCTAAGGGTCGTATTGGTTACGATGCGCATGTTGGAGAGCGTGGTGTTAAATTGTCGGGCGGTCAACGGCAGAGAATTGCGATCGCTCGCGTGATGTTGAAAGACGCACCGATTTTGTTGCTCGACGAAGCTACAAGTGCACTCGATTCTGAAGTCGAGGCCGCCATTCAAGCGAGTTTGTACCGATTGATGGAAGGTAAAACCGTGGTCGCCATTGCGCATCGCCTATCAACCATCGCAGCGATGGATCGCCTGATTGTATTGGATAAAGGGCGGATTGTAGAACAGGGAAGCCATCGTGAATTACTTGCTAGTGGGGGACTTTATGCGCGGTTGTGGGCACATCAAAGTGGCGGATTTTTGGGGGAAGAGGCAGAGGATGAATCTGTGGCGGAAGCGGCTTAA
- a CDS encoding DUF883 family protein produces MRNNSLENIEQDMQSLVREALKTLREASFETGEKATNLINKGIGLLDDTLAKAQQVQSAAIDGGRAAITSTDEYVHENPWRVIAISLAVGVLAGVCVSRK; encoded by the coding sequence ATGCGCAATAATTCTTTAGAAAACATCGAGCAAGACATGCAAAGTTTGGTGCGCGAAGCACTTAAGACTCTACGGGAAGCTTCGTTCGAGACAGGTGAAAAAGCGACTAATCTGATCAATAAAGGGATTGGTTTACTTGATGATACCTTGGCTAAAGCCCAGCAAGTGCAAAGCGCTGCCATAGATGGTGGGCGGGCGGCGATTACTTCAACAGACGAATATGTTCATGAAAACCCATGGCGTGTAATCGCGATTTCTTTAGCGGTTGGGGTACTTGCAGGCGTCTGTGTGTCACGTAAATAG
- a CDS encoding ferritin-like domain-containing protein: MNAENNKASSKPRVTTATPIDTAAIRAAAQKLDDGAVTSGYQGNREEVIALLNSALATELVCVMRYKRHYFTASGLENSAIKAEFLAHAGEEEQHADMLAERIVQLNGKPDFNPVGIAERSHAEYDDSSDIKSMIKANLIAERIAIETYRQMIERIGDTDPTTRHMLVNIMAVEEEHADDMRDLLG; the protein is encoded by the coding sequence ATGAATGCCGAAAATAACAAAGCTAGTAGCAAGCCTCGCGTGACTACCGCAACGCCTATTGACACGGCGGCGATCAGAGCGGCTGCGCAAAAGTTGGATGATGGCGCGGTAACATCCGGCTATCAAGGTAATCGTGAAGAAGTCATCGCTTTGTTGAACAGTGCTCTCGCGACAGAGTTGGTGTGCGTAATGCGATACAAGCGGCATTACTTTACGGCAAGCGGACTTGAAAATAGCGCTATCAAAGCGGAGTTTTTAGCGCACGCCGGAGAGGAAGAGCAACACGCCGATATGCTTGCAGAACGGATAGTGCAACTGAACGGTAAACCAGATTTTAATCCTGTCGGGATTGCTGAGCGGAGTCATGCCGAATATGACGATTCAAGCGACATAAAGAGCATGATCAAAGCAAATTTAATTGCAGAACGGATTGCGATCGAAACCTACCGCCAAATGATTGAGCGTATTGGTGACACTGATCCAACAACACGCCACATGTTAGTAAATATTATGGCGGTTGAAGAAGAGCATGCCGATGACATGCGCGATTTACTTGGCTAG
- a CDS encoding CsbD family protein, whose product MNWDIIEGNWKQLKGNIRQQWGKLTDDHIDMIAGKRDDLSGKIQEAYGVNKDEAEKQIKAFEENHKDYRP is encoded by the coding sequence ATGAATTGGGACATTATTGAGGGTAACTGGAAGCAGCTGAAAGGCAACATTAGACAGCAATGGGGCAAATTGACAGATGACCATATCGATATGATTGCGGGTAAACGCGATGATCTTTCGGGAAAAATCCAAGAGGCTTATGGGGTTAATAAAGATGAAGCTGAAAAGCAAATAAAAGCATTTGAAGAGAACCATAAAGACTATCGTCCCTAA
- a CDS encoding BON domain-containing protein → MTSITKRFAGFFFALFMLSLAGCAATATHEGTGGYVDDAVITTKVKAAIFNEPTLKSAEINVETYKGIVQLSGFVAQRQDAATAANVTAGVKGVQSVKNDIRLR, encoded by the coding sequence ATGACATCAATCACCAAACGTTTCGCTGGTTTCTTTTTCGCGCTATTCATGTTGTCTCTGGCAGGTTGCGCAGCGACAGCTACGCATGAAGGCACTGGTGGTTACGTCGACGATGCGGTGATTACGACCAAAGTGAAGGCGGCAATTTTCAATGAGCCAACATTGAAGTCGGCTGAAATTAATGTGGAAACCTATAAGGGCATAGTGCAGTTGAGTGGTTTTGTGGCGCAGCGTCAGGATGCGGCGACCGCGGCAAATGTAACAGCTGGCGTTAAAGGTGTTCAGTCTGTGAAAAACGACATTCGTCTGCGTTAA
- a CDS encoding response regulator transcription factor: protein MIKILVVDDHAVVRAGVHYFIADVPNMEIGGEAASAEEAIRMVRAHEWDIVLLDIAMPDKSGVEVLKQIKREKPKLPVLILSMHPESRYAVQVLRSGANGYVQKEALATELVKAINTILDGHKYISYGVAELLTADPDTDDQKPLHELLSEREYEIFYKLSLGEGVTKIADELCLSVKTVSTYRTRVLQKMSMTNNADIIYYAIKNNLID, encoded by the coding sequence ATGATAAAAATTTTAGTGGTTGACGACCATGCTGTCGTGCGCGCAGGCGTCCATTACTTTATTGCCGATGTGCCCAATATGGAAATAGGAGGCGAGGCGGCCAGCGCGGAGGAGGCCATCCGGATGGTGCGCGCACATGAGTGGGATATTGTCCTGCTGGACATTGCGATGCCCGACAAAAGCGGGGTTGAAGTTTTGAAGCAGATCAAACGTGAGAAGCCAAAACTTCCAGTCTTAATACTCAGCATGCATCCCGAAAGCCGTTATGCGGTGCAAGTACTTCGTAGTGGCGCAAATGGTTATGTGCAGAAAGAGGCCCTTGCCACGGAATTGGTCAAAGCGATTAATACAATTCTGGATGGGCATAAATACATTAGTTATGGCGTCGCGGAGCTATTAACCGCTGATCCTGATACAGATGATCAGAAGCCGTTACACGAGTTATTGTCTGAGCGTGAATATGAGATTTTTTACAAGCTAAGCCTAGGCGAGGGAGTAACAAAAATCGCCGACGAGTTATGTCTTAGTGTGAAGACTGTGAGTACTTATCGTACCCGTGTTTTACAAAAGATGAGTATGACTAACAATGCTGACATTATTTATTATGCAATTAAGAATAATTTGATCGATTGA
- a CDS encoding response regulator, with the protein MKNVPEPKAIADRLSSIYCALLFVMLVSVTAREAPLSMLKITMDAVEVCQILMKKTLTSAPEKNHSAPLRIFLVEDSVDVRDWIIETVNGIQGVILAGFSAEENDALEKIDAESYDILILDIELRQGNGMNLLKTLSKSNKSINHLKIIFSNNVSQVYRRAGEQYGVRFFFDKTSEFTKLRTLLEELGSSMH; encoded by the coding sequence TTGAAAAATGTTCCAGAACCTAAGGCGATTGCAGATAGGCTCAGCTCTATTTATTGTGCTTTATTATTCGTAATGTTGGTTTCCGTTACGGCTCGGGAAGCGCCATTATCAATGCTAAAGATAACTATGGATGCCGTTGAAGTTTGTCAAATACTCATGAAAAAAACTCTCACTTCCGCGCCTGAAAAAAATCACTCAGCACCGCTGCGAATTTTTTTGGTGGAAGATTCCGTCGATGTACGCGATTGGATTATTGAAACCGTCAATGGTATTCAAGGGGTGATATTGGCTGGATTTTCGGCGGAGGAAAATGATGCGCTTGAGAAAATTGATGCTGAAAGTTATGATATTTTGATCCTCGATATAGAGTTGAGGCAAGGCAATGGTATGAACCTGTTGAAGACGTTATCCAAATCGAATAAAAGTATTAACCATCTTAAGATAATTTTCAGTAACAATGTCAGCCAAGTCTACCGGCGGGCTGGAGAGCAATACGGTGTCCGCTTCTTTTTTGACAAAACTTCCGAATTTACCAAGTTGCGCACGCTACTTGAAGAATTAGGTTCCAGTATGCATTGA
- a CDS encoding PAS domain-containing sensor histidine kinase: MNKKKSPDEKEISDDHPHYQYLLKSRALERFALSGIYVSRTIATAVTLILVVMVASCLTLVCALYGVKGSGVLLQFSTLQPNVVLGFLMGGAALLLQCSPLADKWPIKFLTQILAVLMLVPAIAVLAEQLLGSASQFEHFFLLFTWSGMSGFAEMHPFVAVGFIFSGVALLVLDYRTQRQHYPAEYLASVLIFLSTIPLFGYLYDVDVLTHMMYERGVPLVAELCFLLFGLALLMSRPRHLLMAIITRHAPGGQILRRSLPQMLILLAVLNWCVDWGAREELYDYNLVPPLLTIIGGGLFLFIFWRTAGKVDQEYSARLKSAAELAEASALLIAVSDNTNDPIFVKNRTGNLIFANPACLRQFDMSWSEAKLRRSRDLFLRQEDADRIDHDDVGIMEAGVSQTIEQTILLKSGIVTFQVTKSPWSDSQGKIMGIVGIATDITERKHAEDSLRRRELELERTIFQRTALLRDLTNHIEDVREEEKRAIARELHDNMGAALTALSMHLEGVYKVFPDDPVWEERQTRIQELLRSLVATTRRIQTELRPNMLDLFGLKAAITEQLEDFGQRTGIICRASLPDENISINHKIEIAVYRMLQEILNNVAKHAQATKINVVLDVDEDRLALTICDDGIGMSQECIDNTHTHGLRGLKERASFLGGRVMFKPGRVNGLEGGTRVEIEVPLVSRLGDASDGEHLN; encoded by the coding sequence ATGAATAAAAAAAAATCGCCAGATGAAAAGGAAATAAGCGACGACCATCCGCATTACCAATATCTGCTTAAAAGCCGCGCACTTGAGCGCTTTGCGCTATCCGGCATTTACGTATCTCGTACTATCGCCACCGCAGTAACCTTAATATTGGTTGTCATGGTGGCTTCGTGTCTGACTCTGGTATGCGCTTTATACGGGGTGAAAGGTAGCGGAGTACTGTTGCAGTTTAGTACTTTGCAACCCAATGTTGTCCTGGGATTCTTGATGGGCGGGGCAGCTCTTCTACTTCAATGTTCGCCGTTAGCCGACAAGTGGCCGATCAAGTTTTTGACGCAAATATTGGCCGTATTGATGCTAGTGCCAGCCATCGCTGTATTGGCCGAGCAACTGCTTGGGTCTGCTAGCCAGTTCGAACATTTTTTTCTGCTATTTACCTGGAGCGGGATGTCCGGCTTTGCCGAAATGCATCCATTCGTTGCGGTTGGTTTTATCTTTTCTGGGGTCGCTTTGCTGGTCCTCGACTATCGAACTCAGAGACAACATTATCCGGCTGAATATCTGGCAAGTGTTTTGATTTTTTTGAGCACAATTCCATTGTTTGGCTATCTATATGATGTCGACGTCTTGACTCATATGATGTACGAAAGAGGCGTGCCGTTAGTCGCTGAGTTGTGTTTCTTGTTATTTGGATTGGCCTTGTTAATGTCTCGTCCACGCCATTTATTGATGGCGATTATTACGCGGCATGCGCCTGGTGGACAAATATTGCGGCGCTCATTACCGCAGATGTTGATTTTGTTAGCGGTGTTGAATTGGTGTGTAGATTGGGGCGCCCGCGAAGAATTATATGACTACAATTTGGTGCCACCTTTATTGACTATCATTGGCGGTGGACTGTTCTTGTTTATTTTTTGGCGAACGGCAGGAAAGGTCGATCAAGAATATAGCGCGCGTTTAAAAAGTGCTGCCGAATTAGCGGAAGCGAGCGCCTTATTAATCGCGGTTAGTGACAATACTAACGATCCAATATTTGTTAAAAATCGGACTGGGAATTTAATTTTTGCAAATCCGGCGTGTCTTCGACAATTCGATATGAGTTGGAGTGAGGCTAAGCTTCGGCGGAGTCGTGATCTATTTTTGCGTCAGGAAGATGCCGACCGGATAGATCATGACGATGTAGGCATTATGGAAGCCGGTGTGTCCCAAACCATAGAGCAAACAATTCTTCTCAAAAGCGGCATTGTGACATTTCAAGTGACCAAGTCGCCCTGGTCCGACTCGCAAGGAAAGATCATGGGAATCGTCGGCATTGCGACCGATATTACTGAGCGGAAGCATGCAGAAGATTCACTCAGGCGAAGGGAGTTGGAACTGGAACGCACCATTTTTCAACGTACCGCTTTACTGCGCGATCTGACGAATCATATTGAAGATGTCCGCGAAGAGGAGAAGCGCGCCATTGCACGGGAGTTGCACGACAACATGGGGGCTGCGCTTACCGCATTAAGTATGCATTTGGAAGGCGTCTATAAAGTTTTCCCGGATGATCCTGTATGGGAAGAGCGCCAAACCCGTATTCAAGAATTACTCAGGTCATTGGTTGCTACTACGCGGCGTATTCAAACTGAACTTCGTCCGAATATGCTTGATCTTTTTGGGCTGAAGGCAGCGATCACCGAGCAATTGGAAGATTTCGGGCAACGTACAGGAATTATTTGCCGCGCCAGTTTGCCGGACGAAAATATTTCCATTAATCATAAGATCGAAATCGCTGTTTATCGCATGCTTCAGGAGATATTAAATAACGTCGCCAAACATGCGCAAGCTACCAAAATTAACGTAGTACTCGATGTGGATGAAGATCGGCTGGCGCTGACAATTTGTGACGACGGTATCGGCATGTCGCAAGAGTGTATTGACAATACCCATACGCATGGGTTGCGCGGGTTAAAAGAACGCGCAAGTTTTCTCGGTGGACGGGTGATGTTTAAGCCGGGTCGGGTTAATGGATTAGAGGGGGGCACGAGAGTAGAAATCGAGGTGCCACTGGTTTCGCGGTTGGGTGACGCCAGCGATGGTGAACACCTGAATTAG
- a CDS encoding CsbD family protein: MNKDQVKGSVKEAAGKIQEKTGKLVGSHNQQAKGLEKQVSGKVQKTVGDVKESVKDAQKGH, encoded by the coding sequence ATGAATAAAGACCAAGTCAAAGGTAGCGTCAAAGAAGCTGCAGGGAAAATCCAGGAAAAAACTGGAAAATTGGTTGGTAGCCACAATCAACAAGCAAAAGGTCTTGAAAAACAAGTTTCTGGTAAAGTCCAAAAAACTGTTGGTGACGTTAAAGAATCCGTAAAGGATGCACAAAAGGGTCATTAA
- a CDS encoding universal stress protein, whose product MYRKILIAYNGTPESRCALHACIRLAPGSEVEVHLLGVINLATYLMAGEFVAESAITSEKALLEQELTKGHKLLSDVGLNVITHFESGEPINVISDLVTQLGIDLVIIAHSRKKPLALRWWRGSTDSLLVEKIPCSILVASDS is encoded by the coding sequence ATGTACCGAAAAATTCTTATCGCTTACAATGGCACACCCGAAAGTCGCTGCGCGCTCCACGCGTGCATCCGCCTTGCTCCCGGTTCTGAAGTAGAAGTACATTTATTAGGGGTTATAAATCTTGCGACCTACCTGATGGCTGGGGAATTCGTCGCTGAATCCGCTATTACGTCAGAAAAAGCTTTATTGGAACAAGAGCTCACCAAAGGACATAAGCTGCTCAGCGATGTCGGCCTAAATGTCATCACCCATTTTGAAAGCGGTGAGCCGATCAATGTCATTAGCGATTTAGTGACGCAACTTGGGATTGATTTGGTGATCATTGCTCATTCACGCAAGAAGCCGTTGGCGTTACGATGGTGGCGTGGCTCCACCGATAGCCTTTTAGTAGAAAAGATTCCGTGCAGTATTCTCGTGGCGTCAGATTCCTGA
- a CDS encoding NAD(P)/FAD-dependent oxidoreductase has protein sequence MSNENENLVLAQVANQTTAASNEVVIVGGGAGGLELACKLGRKLGHGHVTLVDRTLYHIWKPSLHEVAAGTRDIHQEGLSYQMLAHDNKFRFVYGALTALDAINNTITVDAINDEAGVEVVPPRQIAFGRLVIAVGSVSNYFGLNGAEKNTISLNSTEDAEYFRRRLLKLLTLADLKKEFSPDAGIDIVIVGGGATGVELAAELREASGVYTDYDFPRLHPDKDVRITILEGAPRLLAPLPERVANAATKLLRERDVRVVTGCRVASIAEQFVTDANGNDYAFDLCVWSAGIKAPDLLKTLGLPVTGLGQLQVDGGLKVKDSKNIYALGDCAACVSADGRLVPPRAQAAHQQADYLLAIFVREHKGQPVNTAAYVYTDHGSLVSFGRSTSVGTLMGSLSKLGWFVDGFFARMMYTSLHLLHLNALLGPIRTGVTATASSLMKHAKPSVKLH, from the coding sequence ATGTCAAATGAAAATGAGAATCTGGTGCTGGCGCAGGTTGCGAACCAGACTACAGCAGCATCCAACGAAGTCGTCATAGTCGGTGGTGGCGCAGGTGGCCTTGAACTGGCTTGTAAGTTGGGCCGTAAACTGGGGCATGGTCATGTCACTCTGGTTGATCGTACCCTTTATCATATCTGGAAGCCCTCTTTGCATGAGGTTGCGGCGGGAACGCGTGATATCCACCAGGAAGGTTTGTCCTACCAGATGTTGGCGCATGATAATAAATTCCGTTTTGTGTATGGTGCTTTGACCGCCCTTGATGCAATTAACAATACCATTACAGTTGATGCGATCAATGACGAGGCTGGTGTAGAGGTCGTGCCGCCACGACAAATTGCCTTTGGCCGACTGGTTATTGCAGTGGGAAGTGTCTCCAATTATTTCGGGCTGAACGGCGCCGAGAAAAACACCATTTCACTTAACTCAACCGAGGACGCGGAGTATTTTCGCCGTCGATTGCTCAAATTGCTGACGCTGGCCGACCTCAAAAAGGAATTTTCACCGGATGCCGGTATTGATATCGTGATCGTGGGAGGCGGTGCTACCGGTGTTGAACTAGCAGCAGAATTACGTGAAGCCAGCGGCGTGTATACAGATTACGATTTTCCGAGATTGCATCCCGATAAGGATGTGCGTATTACGATCCTTGAAGGCGCACCGCGGCTGCTGGCCCCTTTACCGGAACGTGTCGCTAATGCGGCAACCAAGTTGCTGAGGGAGAGGGATGTGCGCGTAGTCACGGGCTGTCGCGTAGCCAGTATTGCGGAACAATTTGTCACTGACGCAAACGGTAACGATTACGCTTTTGATCTCTGCGTTTGGTCAGCCGGCATCAAGGCACCCGATTTATTAAAAACATTGGGATTGCCCGTAACCGGGTTGGGCCAACTCCAGGTTGACGGCGGTTTAAAGGTGAAAGATAGTAAGAATATCTACGCATTAGGCGATTGTGCTGCCTGCGTGAGCGCTGATGGCAGACTCGTGCCGCCCAGAGCGCAAGCGGCGCATCAACAAGCCGACTATTTGTTAGCGATATTTGTTCGTGAGCATAAAGGTCAACCAGTGAATACGGCCGCCTACGTTTATACAGACCACGGTTCGCTTGTGTCTTTTGGGAGAAGTACGTCGGTTGGTACTTTAATGGGTTCGCTATCAAAACTGGGCTGGTTTGTTGATGGTTTTTTTGCGCGCATGATGTACACCAGTTTGCATTTGTTGCACTTGAACGCACTCTTAGGGCCGATTCGCACTGGTGTTACGGCGACCGCAAGCAGCTTGATGAAGCACGCTAAACCTTCGGTCAAACTGCATTAA
- a CDS encoding glycine zipper 2TM domain-containing protein, which produces MKTLHHMLVGTLALAFVASLSGCSGMSHRGADTAVGAGVGGVAGAVLTGGSALGTVGGAAVGGVVGNQIGK; this is translated from the coding sequence ATGAAAACTCTACACCACATGTTAGTTGGGACTCTTGCTTTAGCATTTGTTGCGTCACTAAGCGGTTGCAGCGGCATGTCTCACCGCGGCGCTGATACGGCCGTCGGTGCCGGAGTTGGCGGAGTTGCTGGTGCTGTATTAACCGGCGGTAGCGCACTTGGTACTGTGGGTGGTGCCGCCGTTGGTGGCGTGGTTGGCAATCAAATTGGAAAATAA
- a CDS encoding DUF4142 domain-containing protein, translating into MESCKVDMKVAVIQPITQYLSRFALQSRGGFFVLAMAFAGGVSAADLSRHEGLFLRHVAEGGYTEVEASKLAQRRLSSPEVKKFAAALIADQDVITTELGRLALAKGVILPLNPNKMQRATILKLSKLSGIRFDKEFSREIGVLAHKDRIALFEQAQKRAKDADVKEFAIKTLPMLEQQLTQGQLLKLIVDKRKVRN; encoded by the coding sequence ATGGAAAGTTGCAAAGTTGATATGAAGGTGGCAGTAATCCAACCAATTACACAATACTTATCCCGCTTCGCCCTTCAGTCGAGGGGCGGATTTTTTGTGCTGGCAATGGCATTTGCTGGTGGCGTTAGCGCAGCTGACTTGTCGCGCCATGAAGGTCTGTTTCTGCGTCACGTTGCCGAGGGCGGCTATACCGAAGTAGAGGCAAGTAAGTTAGCACAGAGGCGTCTTAGTAGTCCTGAAGTGAAAAAATTTGCTGCCGCGCTAATCGCTGATCAAGATGTAATAACAACAGAATTGGGACGATTGGCCTTGGCCAAGGGAGTGATACTTCCCTTGAATCCCAATAAGATGCAGCGGGCAACCATTTTGAAATTATCAAAACTTAGCGGAATTCGTTTTGATAAAGAATTCAGTCGAGAGATCGGTGTCCTGGCGCACAAGGACCGGATCGCATTGTTTGAGCAGGCGCAAAAAAGAGCGAAAGATGCCGATGTTAAGGAGTTTGCGATTAAGACGCTGCCAATGCTCGAGCAGCAATTGACACAGGGGCAACTGCTGAAGCTGATCGTCGATAAACGCAAGGTGCGAAATTAG